In Schlegelella aquatica, one DNA window encodes the following:
- a CDS encoding acyl-CoA-binding protein, which translates to MSDLQARFEQAVAESKSLPEKPDNMTLLKIYALYKQATAGDVQGERPGFTDFVGRAKYDAWEALKGRTREQAMQDYIDLIESLK; encoded by the coding sequence ATGTCCGACCTCCAAGCCCGTTTCGAACAAGCCGTCGCCGAGTCCAAGTCGCTGCCCGAAAAGCCGGACAACATGACGCTGCTGAAGATCTACGCCCTGTACAAGCAGGCGACCGCCGGGGACGTGCAGGGCGAGCGCCCCGGCTTCACCGACTTCGTCGGCCGCGCCAAGTACGACGCCTGGGAAGCGCTCAAGGGCCGCACCCGTGAGCAGGCGATGCAGGACTACATCGACCTCATCGAGTCCCTGAAGTGA
- a CDS encoding polyhydroxyalkanoic acid system family protein, which yields MSEISIRREHRLGLPRARELAAKWAEDAEEQFGMSCRVEQGTEADCIRFARPGVEGTLTVAGDRFELYVKLGTLLAGFRKRIETEVEKNLDVLLAREAPRLEASRAEAERRAKKEG from the coding sequence ATGAGCGAGATCTCGATTCGACGCGAACACCGGCTGGGGTTGCCCCGGGCGCGTGAGCTCGCGGCGAAATGGGCCGAGGATGCCGAGGAGCAGTTCGGGATGAGCTGCCGCGTCGAGCAAGGCACCGAGGCCGACTGCATCCGCTTCGCCCGCCCCGGGGTGGAGGGGACGCTCACCGTGGCCGGCGACCGCTTCGAGCTGTACGTCAAGCTCGGCACGCTGCTCGCGGGCTTTCGCAAGCGCATCGAGACCGAGGTGGAGAAGAACCTCGACGTGCTGCTGGCGCGCGAGGCGCCGCGGCTGGAGGCGTCACGGGCCGAGGCCGAGCGCCGGGCGAAGAAGGAAGGCTGA
- a CDS encoding aminopeptidase, protein MEPSRPAAARRRWRRLGWAAVLVAASATLVGLAGCGSVGYLAQSVRGHFALLHEAKPVPLWLDDAATPQQLRERLALSQRIRDFASRELKLPDNGSYRRYADLKRAAAVWNVVAAPPLSLQLKTWCFPVVGCVGYRGYFDREAALAEAKALQAEGYEVMVYGVPAYSTLGWFDDPLLNTFIHYPEGELARMIFHELAHQVAYASGDTTFNESFATAVERLGIERWMASQASAEARAEYAAYDARRQDFRALTMRYRDQLRALYASPLPETDKRSRKAALFAQMRAEHERMKAERWGGHSGYDGWFERANNAALGVLGAYNELVPGFERLFVAEGRDFERFYAAVRRLAQAPQDERRAALAMPSVAAAPAR, encoded by the coding sequence ATGGAGCCGAGCCGACCCGCTGCTGCCCGCCGCCGGTGGCGCCGCCTCGGGTGGGCGGCCGTGCTGGTGGCCGCCAGTGCGACCCTGGTCGGGCTGGCCGGCTGTGGCAGCGTGGGGTACTTGGCGCAGTCGGTGCGCGGGCATTTCGCCCTCCTGCACGAGGCCAAACCCGTGCCGCTGTGGCTCGACGATGCCGCCACGCCGCAGCAGCTGCGCGAGCGCCTGGCGCTCAGCCAGCGCATCCGCGACTTCGCCAGCCGGGAGCTGAAGCTGCCGGACAACGGCAGCTACCGCCGCTATGCCGACCTCAAGCGAGCGGCCGCGGTGTGGAACGTGGTGGCGGCACCGCCCCTGAGCCTGCAGCTCAAGACCTGGTGCTTCCCGGTGGTCGGCTGCGTGGGCTACCGCGGCTACTTCGATCGGGAGGCGGCCCTCGCCGAAGCCAAGGCGCTGCAGGCCGAAGGCTACGAGGTGATGGTCTATGGCGTGCCGGCCTACTCGACGCTGGGGTGGTTCGACGATCCGCTGCTCAACACCTTCATCCACTACCCCGAAGGCGAACTGGCGCGGATGATCTTCCACGAACTGGCGCACCAGGTGGCGTATGCGTCCGGCGACACGACTTTCAACGAGTCGTTCGCCACCGCCGTGGAGCGCCTGGGCATCGAGCGCTGGATGGCGAGCCAAGCCAGCGCCGAGGCGCGCGCCGAGTATGCGGCCTACGACGCGCGGCGGCAGGATTTCCGCGCGCTCACGATGCGCTACCGGGACCAACTGCGGGCGCTGTATGCGAGCCCCCTGCCCGAGACGGACAAACGCAGCCGCAAGGCCGCCCTGTTCGCCCAGATGCGCGCCGAACACGAGCGGATGAAGGCCGAGCGCTGGGGCGGGCATTCGGGCTACGATGGGTGGTTCGAGCGTGCCAACAACGCGGCGCTGGGCGTGCTGGGGGCCTACAACGAGCTGGTGCCCGGGTTCGAGCGGCTGTTCGTGGCCGAGGGGCGCGACTTCGAGCGCTTCTACGCGGCGGTGAGGCGCTTGGCACAAGCGCCGCAGGACGAACGCCGTGCGGCCCTGGCGATGCCCAGCGTGGCGGCGGCGCCGGCGCGATGA
- a CDS encoding molybdopterin-containing oxidoreductase family protein codes for MDSANAIESAKDQAGSRIVRAACPHDCPDTCAMRVTVQGGRVVKVQGDPEHPTTHGALCQKVSRYAERTYHPERVLRPRKRIGPKGSGRFVEVSWDEALDDIAARLRAIAARDPQAIVPYSYAGTMGLVQGESMAARFFHRLGASLLDRTICASAGSEALAATYGGKVGMHVEHFAESRLILIWGSNSIASNLHFWSIAQEAKRRGAKLVCIDPRRSETADKCHQHLQLLPGTDGALALGLMHELIRHDGLDHDYIERHTEGWPALRERALQWPPERVAAVCGLTADEVRALARDYALTRPAAIRLNYGMQRVRGGGNAVRLIAVLPCLVGAWRHRAGGLLLSSSGWFPVQRAALQRPDLLAGRRPRTINMSTIGDDLLQGPSPSFGPRIEALVVYNSNPVAVAPESPKVVRGFSREDLFTVVLEHFMTDTADYADYVLPATTQLEHLDVHTSYGHTYALINEPAIAPLGEARPNTEIFRQLAARMGFDEPCFADSDEALARQAFAREDVDFAQLREAGWVKLALPQAPFAEGGFPTPSGRCRIDAPGFGVPDYVPNHEGPESAPELVARYPLAMISPPARNFLNSTFVNVKSLRDIEGQPLLEIHPHDAAARGIGEGEMVRVYNDRGEYRCVARVTERARPGVVNGLGIWWRKLGPDGTNVNEVTHQRLTDIGRAPCFYDVRVEVSRVAG; via the coding sequence ATGGACAGCGCGAACGCGATCGAAAGCGCAAAGGATCAAGCCGGCAGCCGGATCGTCCGGGCCGCGTGCCCGCACGACTGCCCGGACACCTGCGCGATGCGGGTGACGGTGCAAGGCGGGCGCGTCGTGAAGGTGCAGGGCGACCCGGAACATCCCACCACGCACGGCGCTTTGTGTCAGAAGGTCTCGCGCTATGCCGAGCGCACCTACCACCCCGAGCGCGTGCTGAGGCCGCGCAAGCGCATCGGCCCCAAGGGCAGCGGGCGTTTCGTCGAGGTGAGCTGGGACGAGGCGCTGGACGACATCGCGGCAAGGCTGCGTGCCATCGCCGCGCGCGACCCGCAGGCCATCGTGCCCTACAGCTATGCCGGCACGATGGGGCTGGTGCAGGGCGAGAGCATGGCGGCGCGCTTCTTCCACCGGCTCGGGGCCTCGCTGCTGGACCGCACGATCTGCGCGAGCGCGGGCTCCGAGGCGCTGGCGGCGACCTATGGCGGCAAGGTCGGCATGCATGTGGAACACTTCGCCGAAAGCCGCCTGATCCTCATCTGGGGCAGCAATTCGATCGCCTCGAACCTGCATTTCTGGAGCATCGCGCAGGAAGCCAAGCGGCGCGGGGCGAAGCTGGTGTGCATCGACCCCCGGCGCAGCGAGACGGCGGACAAGTGCCACCAGCACCTGCAACTGCTGCCGGGCACCGACGGGGCCCTGGCGCTGGGTCTGATGCACGAGCTGATCCGCCACGATGGGCTGGATCACGACTACATCGAGCGCCACACCGAAGGCTGGCCGGCCCTGCGCGAACGTGCGCTGCAGTGGCCGCCCGAGCGCGTGGCCGCGGTGTGCGGCCTCACCGCCGACGAGGTGCGGGCGCTGGCGCGCGACTACGCGCTCACCCGCCCGGCGGCCATACGCCTCAACTACGGCATGCAGCGCGTGCGCGGCGGCGGCAATGCGGTGCGGCTGATCGCCGTGCTGCCGTGCCTGGTGGGGGCCTGGCGGCATCGGGCGGGGGGCTTGCTGCTGTCCAGTTCCGGCTGGTTTCCGGTGCAGCGGGCCGCCCTGCAGCGGCCCGACTTGCTGGCAGGCCGGCGGCCGCGCACGATCAACATGAGCACGATCGGCGACGACCTGCTCCAAGGTCCCTCGCCCTCGTTCGGGCCCCGGATCGAGGCGCTCGTCGTCTATAACAGCAACCCGGTGGCCGTGGCGCCGGAGTCGCCCAAGGTGGTGCGCGGCTTCTCGCGCGAGGACCTGTTCACCGTGGTGCTGGAGCACTTCATGACCGACACGGCGGACTACGCGGACTACGTGCTGCCTGCCACCACCCAGCTCGAGCACCTGGACGTGCACACCAGCTACGGCCACACCTACGCGCTCATCAACGAGCCGGCGATCGCGCCGCTGGGTGAGGCGCGGCCCAACACCGAGATCTTCCGCCAGCTCGCGGCCCGCATGGGCTTCGACGAGCCGTGCTTCGCCGACAGCGACGAGGCGTTGGCGCGGCAAGCCTTCGCGCGCGAGGACGTGGACTTCGCGCAGCTGCGCGAGGCGGGCTGGGTCAAGCTCGCGCTGCCCCAGGCGCCCTTTGCCGAGGGCGGGTTCCCCACACCCAGCGGCCGCTGCCGCATCGACGCCCCGGGCTTCGGCGTGCCGGACTACGTGCCCAACCACGAAGGCCCGGAGTCGGCGCCCGAGCTCGTCGCGCGCTACCCGCTCGCGATGATCTCGCCGCCGGCACGCAATTTCCTCAACTCGACGTTCGTCAACGTCAAGAGCCTGCGCGACATCGAAGGCCAGCCGCTGCTCGAGATCCATCCGCACGACGCGGCGGCCCGCGGCATCGGGGAGGGCGAGATGGTGCGGGTCTACAACGACCGGGGCGAATACCGGTGCGTGGCGCGTGTGACGGAGCGGGCGCGGCCCGGGGTCGTCAACGGGTTGGGCATCTGGTGGCGCAAGCTGGGGCCGGACGGCACCAACGTCAACGAAGTGACGCACCAGCGGCTCACCGACATCGGCCGCGCGCCGTGCTTCTACGACGTGCGGGTCGAGGTGAGCCGCGTCGCGGGCTGA
- a CDS encoding M20 aminoacylase family protein encodes MQLIESILADKAGLAALRRDIHAHPELCFEEVRTADVIARALTDCGIPIERGLGKTGVVGIVRNGTSSRAIGLRADIDALPITEHNRFAHASRHPGKMHACGHDGHTAMLLAAARHLANHRDFDGTVYLIFQPAEEGGGGAREMIRDGLFEKFPMEAVFGMHNWPGMKVGQFAIKPGPCFASSNEFRIVIRGKGAHAAMPHNGVDPVPVACQMVQAFQTIITRNKRPIDAGVISVTMIHAGEATNVVPDTCEIQGTVRTFTLEVLDLIERRMEEIARHTAAAFGCECEFEFHRNYPPTINHPAETEFVRQVMADLVGAENVLEFEPTMGAEDFSYFLLEKPGAYFLIGNGDGSHREGGHGMGPCMLHNPSYDFNDDLIPLGGTLWVRLAEAWLAPGRR; translated from the coding sequence ATGCAACTCATCGAATCCATCCTGGCCGACAAGGCCGGCCTCGCCGCCCTTCGGCGCGACATCCACGCCCATCCCGAGCTCTGCTTCGAAGAAGTCCGCACGGCCGACGTCATCGCGCGGGCCTTGACCGACTGTGGCATCCCGATCGAACGGGGCCTGGGCAAGACCGGCGTGGTCGGCATCGTCAGGAACGGCACCTCGTCGCGCGCCATCGGCCTGCGCGCCGACATCGACGCGCTGCCGATCACTGAGCACAACCGCTTCGCGCACGCGAGCCGCCACCCGGGCAAGATGCACGCGTGCGGCCATGACGGCCACACCGCAATGCTGCTCGCAGCCGCCCGCCATCTGGCGAACCACCGCGACTTCGACGGCACCGTGTACCTCATCTTCCAGCCGGCCGAAGAAGGCGGCGGCGGCGCGCGCGAGATGATCCGCGACGGCCTGTTCGAGAAGTTCCCGATGGAGGCCGTCTTCGGCATGCACAACTGGCCCGGCATGAAGGTCGGTCAGTTCGCCATCAAGCCCGGCCCCTGCTTTGCCTCCAGCAACGAGTTCCGCATCGTCATCCGCGGCAAAGGCGCCCATGCGGCCATGCCGCACAACGGCGTGGACCCGGTGCCGGTGGCCTGCCAGATGGTGCAGGCCTTCCAGACCATCATCACGCGCAACAAGCGTCCCATCGACGCCGGCGTCATCTCGGTCACGATGATCCACGCCGGCGAGGCGACCAACGTCGTGCCCGACACCTGCGAGATCCAGGGCACGGTGCGCACGTTCACGCTCGAGGTGTTGGATCTGATCGAGCGGCGCATGGAGGAGATCGCGCGCCACACCGCCGCGGCCTTCGGCTGCGAATGCGAGTTCGAGTTCCACCGCAACTACCCGCCCACCATCAACCATCCGGCCGAGACGGAGTTCGTCCGCCAGGTGATGGCGGACCTCGTGGGGGCCGAGAACGTGCTCGAGTTCGAGCCCACGATGGGCGCCGAGGACTTCAGCTACTTCCTGCTGGAAAAGCCCGGCGCCTACTTCCTGATCGGCAACGGCGACGGCTCGCACCGCGAAGGCGGCCATGGCATGGGCCCGTGCATGCTGCACAACCCCAGCTACGACTTCAACGACGACCTCATTCCGCTGGGCGGCACCCTGTGGGTGCGGCTGGCCGAAGCCTGGCTGGCCCCCGGCCGCCGTTGA
- a CDS encoding HAD family hydrolase — protein sequence MKVVFDFGGVVFRWRPEVLMRQCLPTRVQSREDATLWAARFFQHDAGDWGEFDRGAVDADELVERVARRTGLSREEVQRVVDAVPDELEPIAPTLALIGRIKEAGHRLYFLSNMPAPYAAELRRRHRFLEWFDDGVFSSEVRLIKPDPSIFQTALQRFRAQPRDCVFLDDHPRNVEVARELGWQAVHFVDAAQAALALEDLGVLRTPRAS from the coding sequence ATGAAGGTGGTGTTCGACTTCGGCGGCGTCGTCTTTCGCTGGCGCCCCGAGGTGTTGATGAGGCAGTGTCTGCCGACGCGGGTGCAGTCCCGCGAGGACGCGACGCTGTGGGCGGCGAGGTTCTTCCAGCATGACGCCGGGGATTGGGGCGAGTTCGACCGCGGCGCCGTCGACGCCGACGAACTGGTCGAGCGCGTCGCGCGCCGCACCGGGCTCTCGCGCGAGGAGGTGCAGCGCGTGGTCGATGCGGTGCCCGACGAGCTCGAGCCGATCGCCCCGACCCTGGCGCTGATCGGGCGCATCAAGGAAGCCGGGCACCGGCTGTACTTCCTCTCGAACATGCCCGCGCCGTATGCGGCGGAACTGCGGCGGCGCCACCGCTTCCTGGAGTGGTTCGACGACGGCGTGTTTTCGTCCGAGGTGCGGCTGATCAAGCCGGACCCGTCGATCTTCCAGACCGCGCTGCAGCGCTTTCGGGCGCAGCCTCGGGACTGCGTGTTCCTCGACGACCATCCCCGCAACGTGGAGGTGGCCCGCGAGCTGGGCTGGCAGGCCGTGCACTTCGTCGATGCGGCCCAGGCCGCGTTGGCGTTGGAGGACTTGGGCGTGTTGCGCACCCCGCGCGCCTCCTGA
- the pgi gene encoding glucose-6-phosphate isomerase — MTTAYPRCDRTTVWAALQGHFEAHGRDFDLREAFGRDPGRFEAWSFEAPEVFADLSRNLIDVATLKLLVALAEECGLPERRDAMLRGEPINHTEGRAVLHTALRAPPGAGPHSAEVHEVLDRMLEFAERVRDVASSGIRHVVNIGIGGSDLGPQMAVPALDAFVHPQLQFHFVSNVDGHDIAPVLRRLTPEQTLFIVASKTFTTQETMANAQVARAWFLAHGGRDIDRHFVATTTNVKAAAEFGITTTFGFWDWVGGRYSLWSAIGLPLAIAIGAEHFRALLAGAHAMDRHFAEAPLARNLPAVLGLLDVWYRNFHRFTSRSVAPYHQGLKRLPAYLQQLEMESNGKRVDLQGEPLPYATSPVVWGEPGTNGQHAYFQMLHQGTDVIPVEFILVRRPTHGHEDLHAKLLANGLAQAQALMRGKTTEEAMLEKAPTASPALDAATVARHRTFPGNRPSTTFVLDQLTPRSLGALIAMYEHRVFTSGALWGINSFDQWGVELGKALCNDLLPRLASGDTAGLDASTAGLIGRLRGAGR, encoded by the coding sequence ATGACGACAGCGTATCCGCGTTGCGACCGCACGACCGTGTGGGCGGCGCTGCAGGGGCATTTCGAGGCGCACGGGCGCGATTTCGACCTGCGCGAGGCCTTCGGCCGCGACCCGGGCCGTTTCGAGGCGTGGAGCTTCGAGGCGCCCGAGGTGTTTGCCGATCTGTCGAGGAACCTCATCGACGTGGCCACCCTCAAGCTGCTGGTGGCGCTGGCCGAGGAGTGCGGCCTGCCTGAGCGGCGCGACGCGATGCTGCGGGGCGAGCCCATCAATCACACCGAGGGGCGGGCGGTGCTGCACACCGCGTTGCGCGCGCCCCCGGGGGCGGGGCCTCACAGCGCCGAGGTGCACGAGGTGCTCGACCGCATGCTGGAGTTCGCCGAGCGGGTGCGCGATGTGGCGAGCAGCGGCATCCGGCACGTGGTCAACATCGGCATCGGCGGCTCCGACCTCGGGCCGCAGATGGCGGTGCCGGCGCTCGACGCCTTCGTGCATCCGCAGTTGCAGTTCCACTTCGTCTCGAACGTCGACGGGCACGACATCGCGCCGGTGTTGCGCAGGCTCACGCCCGAACAGACGCTCTTCATCGTCGCCTCCAAGACTTTCACGACGCAGGAGACGATGGCGAACGCCCAGGTGGCGCGGGCCTGGTTCCTGGCGCACGGCGGGCGCGACATCGACCGCCATTTCGTCGCCACCACCACCAACGTGAAGGCCGCCGCCGAGTTCGGCATCACGACGACCTTCGGCTTCTGGGACTGGGTGGGCGGGCGTTACTCGCTGTGGTCGGCGATCGGGCTGCCGCTTGCGATCGCCATCGGCGCCGAGCACTTCCGGGCGCTGCTGGCGGGCGCCCATGCGATGGACCGGCACTTCGCCGAGGCGCCGCTCGCGCGCAACCTCCCGGCGGTGCTGGGCCTGCTGGACGTGTGGTATCGCAACTTCCACCGCTTCACCAGCCGCAGCGTCGCGCCGTACCACCAGGGCTTGAAGCGTCTGCCCGCGTACCTGCAACAGCTCGAGATGGAGTCCAACGGCAAGCGCGTGGACCTGCAGGGCGAGCCGCTGCCCTACGCCACCTCGCCGGTCGTGTGGGGCGAGCCGGGCACGAACGGGCAGCATGCGTACTTCCAGATGCTGCACCAGGGCACGGACGTCATTCCGGTGGAGTTCATCCTGGTGCGGCGCCCGACGCACGGCCATGAGGACCTGCATGCCAAGCTGCTGGCCAACGGGCTCGCGCAGGCGCAGGCCCTGATGCGCGGCAAGACCACCGAGGAGGCGATGCTCGAGAAGGCGCCCACCGCCTCGCCTGCGCTCGATGCCGCCACCGTCGCGCGGCACCGCACCTTCCCCGGCAACCGGCCGAGCACGACCTTCGTGCTGGACCAGCTCACGCCGCGCAGCCTGGGCGCCCTGATCGCCATGTACGAGCATCGGGTGTTCACCAGCGGTGCGCTGTGGGGCATCAACAGCTTCGACCAGTGGGGGGTGGAACTGGGCAAGGCGCTGTGCAACGACTTGCTGCCGCGGCTGGCCTCGGGCGACACCGCCGGACTCGACGCTTCCACCGCCGGCCTGATCGGGCGCCTGCGGGGGGCGGGCCGATGA
- the tal gene encoding transaldolase: MSSLDALKQSTVVVADTGNFKQLAKYAPRDATTNPSLILKAVQHPDYAHLLHETVEAHRGEPMDLVVDQVLVRFGVEILKVVPGRVSTEVDARLSFDTAATIARAQRIIDLYDAAGVARDRVLIKIASTWEGIQAARALEHEGIHCNLTLLFSFCQAVACGEAGVTLISPFVGRIYDWYKKQAGAAWDEQAMAGVNDPGVRSVTRIYEYYKHFGIETEVMGASFRNVGQILALAGCDLLTISPELLEQLQSMDQPVVRRLDPAAARAASVKAVSYNEASFRYALNEDAMATEKLAEGIRLFAADAGKLEALIQAA; encoded by the coding sequence ATGAGCTCGCTCGACGCACTCAAGCAATCCACCGTCGTCGTCGCCGACACCGGCAACTTCAAGCAATTGGCGAAGTACGCGCCGCGCGATGCGACGACCAATCCGTCCCTCATCCTCAAGGCCGTGCAGCACCCGGACTACGCGCACCTGCTGCACGAGACCGTGGAGGCCCACCGGGGAGAGCCGATGGACCTGGTGGTCGACCAGGTGCTGGTGCGTTTCGGTGTCGAGATCCTGAAGGTCGTGCCCGGTCGCGTCTCCACCGAGGTGGACGCCCGGCTGAGCTTCGATACCGCGGCGACCATCGCGCGCGCGCAGCGCATCATCGATCTGTACGACGCGGCGGGGGTGGCGCGCGACCGGGTGCTCATCAAGATCGCTTCGACCTGGGAAGGCATCCAGGCCGCGCGCGCGCTCGAGCACGAAGGCATCCATTGCAACCTGACGCTGTTGTTCTCGTTCTGCCAGGCCGTGGCGTGCGGGGAGGCGGGGGTGACGCTGATCTCGCCGTTCGTCGGGCGCATCTACGACTGGTACAAGAAGCAGGCCGGCGCTGCCTGGGACGAGCAGGCGATGGCCGGTGTGAACGACCCCGGGGTGCGCTCGGTGACGCGCATCTACGAGTACTACAAGCACTTCGGCATCGAGACCGAGGTGATGGGCGCGAGCTTCCGCAACGTGGGGCAGATCCTGGCGCTGGCCGGGTGCGATCTGCTCACGATCAGCCCGGAGCTGCTCGAGCAGCTGCAGTCGATGGACCAGCCGGTGGTGCGGCGCCTGGACCCCGCGGCTGCGCGTGCGGCGAGCGTCAAGGCGGTCAGCTACAACGAGGCGAGCTTCCGCTACGCCCTCAACGAGGACGCGATGGCCACCGAGAAGCTCGCCGAGGGCATCCGGCTGTTCGCCGCCGACGCTGGCAAGCTGGAGGCGTTGATCCAGGCGGCGTGA
- the zwf gene encoding glucose-6-phosphate dehydrogenase — MSFDLVFFGGTGDLTWRKLMPALFQAFRHGKLPADGRILAVARDTQSDEQYRAWLRERFQDVDTPKRPTEEEFSRFAEMLFYRRMDLSQPQDYARLKEWLEERRADTVVLYLATSPYLFPVICEQLGRAGLNDPHIRVVLEKPLGHDLRSAQEINRVVRSVFTEQQAFRIDHYLGKPSVQNLMALRFGNVLFEPLWRRESIANIQITLAESIGVGTRGDFYDRTGALRDMIQNHALQLLTMIAMEPPASNDADAIRDEKLKVLRSLKPFAMESVLRDVVRGQYRAGAIDGKPVPGYLDEQKVPADSQTETFVALRTEVQNWRWAGVPFYLRTGKRLAARDAQIVVNFRPTPHNIFGGVSQPNKLVIKLQPEDGLELHLLAAKGALQHDLLSPVFLDLDFDKAFPTERVGAYERLLLDVIAGRLNLFVRSDEQEQAWRWVEPILQAWSLDTSGPRPYKAGSWGPPAASALVARDGFAWAEEQ; from the coding sequence ATGTCCTTCGACCTCGTCTTCTTCGGCGGCACCGGCGATCTCACCTGGCGCAAGCTCATGCCCGCGCTCTTCCAGGCGTTCCGTCATGGCAAGCTGCCGGCGGACGGGCGCATCCTGGCCGTCGCGCGCGACACGCAAAGCGACGAGCAGTACCGAGCGTGGCTGCGCGAGCGCTTCCAGGACGTGGACACGCCCAAGCGGCCGACGGAGGAGGAGTTCTCGCGCTTCGCCGAGATGCTGTTCTACCGCCGGATGGACCTCTCGCAGCCGCAGGACTACGCGCGGCTGAAGGAATGGCTGGAGGAGCGCCGCGCCGACACGGTGGTCCTCTACCTCGCAACCAGTCCGTACCTGTTCCCGGTGATCTGCGAGCAGCTCGGCCGCGCCGGGCTGAACGACCCGCACATCCGCGTCGTGCTCGAAAAGCCGCTCGGCCACGACCTGCGCAGCGCGCAGGAGATCAACCGCGTCGTGCGTTCCGTCTTCACCGAGCAGCAGGCCTTCCGCATCGACCACTACCTCGGCAAGCCCTCGGTGCAGAACCTGATGGCGCTGCGCTTCGGCAACGTGCTGTTCGAGCCCCTGTGGCGCCGCGAGAGCATCGCCAACATCCAGATCACGCTGGCCGAGAGCATCGGCGTGGGCACCCGCGGCGACTTCTACGACCGCACCGGCGCCTTGCGCGACATGATCCAGAACCACGCGCTGCAGCTGCTCACGATGATCGCGATGGAGCCGCCCGCCTCCAACGACGCCGACGCGATCCGCGACGAGAAGCTCAAGGTGCTGCGATCTCTCAAGCCGTTCGCGATGGAGTCGGTGTTGCGCGATGTGGTGCGCGGTCAGTACCGCGCCGGCGCGATCGACGGCAAGCCGGTGCCCGGTTATCTCGACGAGCAGAAGGTCCCGGCCGACAGCCAGACGGAGACCTTCGTCGCCCTGCGCACCGAGGTGCAGAACTGGCGCTGGGCGGGCGTGCCGTTCTACCTGCGCACCGGCAAGCGCCTGGCCGCCCGCGACGCGCAGATCGTCGTCAACTTCCGGCCCACACCGCACAACATCTTCGGCGGTGTCTCCCAGCCCAACAAGCTGGTGATCAAGCTGCAGCCCGAAGACGGCCTCGAGCTGCACCTGCTGGCCGCCAAGGGGGCGTTGCAGCACGACCTGCTCTCGCCGGTGTTCCTCGACCTCGATTTCGACAAGGCCTTCCCGACCGAGCGCGTGGGCGCGTACGAGCGGCTGCTGCTGGACGTCATCGCCGGCCGACTGAACCTCTTCGTGCGCTCCGACGAGCAAGAGCAGGCCTGGCGCTGGGTCGAGCCGATCCTCCAGGCGTGGTCGCTCGACACCAGCGGGCCGCGGCCCTATAAGGCCGGCTCCTGGGGACCGCCCGCCGCCAGCGCGCTGGTGGCACGAGACGGCTTTGCGTGGGCCGAAGAACAGTGA
- a CDS encoding MurR/RpiR family transcriptional regulator produces the protein MLDRIKASIPALPPAEQRVAKLVLADPRSFASLPVAELAERAHVSKPTVVRFCRSVGYDGLADFKLKLAGSVNEGVPFVHRAVDEDDKPSDIIVKVIDNAVSALLKLRNDAAGHAFERAIEALAQAGKSGRRIEFYGVGNSGIVAQDAQHKFFRLGVNTVACSDGHVQVMSATMLKPGDCAVIISNSGRSRDLLDAAEIARKKGATSIVITASGSPLAQQAQILLAADHPEDYDRYSPMVSRLLHLTIIDILTTGVALRLGEQLRPVLQEIKRNLRAKRYTEEA, from the coding sequence ATGCTCGACCGTATCAAGGCCTCCATCCCCGCCCTGCCCCCCGCCGAGCAGCGGGTGGCCAAACTCGTGCTTGCCGACCCCCGCAGCTTCGCCAGCCTGCCGGTGGCCGAACTCGCCGAGCGCGCCCACGTCAGCAAGCCCACCGTGGTGCGCTTCTGCCGCAGCGTCGGTTACGACGGCCTCGCCGACTTCAAGCTCAAGCTCGCGGGCAGCGTCAACGAAGGCGTCCCCTTCGTGCACCGCGCGGTCGACGAGGATGACAAGCCCTCGGACATCATCGTCAAGGTGATCGACAACGCGGTGTCGGCGCTGCTGAAGTTGCGCAACGATGCCGCCGGCCACGCCTTCGAACGCGCCATCGAGGCCCTCGCGCAGGCGGGCAAGTCCGGTCGTCGCATCGAGTTCTATGGGGTCGGCAACTCGGGCATCGTCGCGCAGGACGCGCAGCACAAGTTCTTTCGCCTGGGCGTGAACACGGTGGCCTGCAGCGACGGACACGTGCAGGTCATGAGCGCGACGATGCTCAAGCCCGGCGATTGCGCGGTCATCATCTCCAACTCCGGCCGCAGCCGCGACCTGCTCGACGCCGCCGAGATCGCCCGCAAGAAGGGCGCCACCAGCATCGTCATCACCGCCAGCGGCTCGCCGTTGGCGCAGCAGGCCCAGATCCTTCTGGCGGCGGACCATCCCGAGGACTACGACCGCTACAGTCCGATGGTCTCGCGGCTGCTGCACCTGACGATCATCGACATCCTCACCACGGGCGTGGCGCTGAGGCTGGGCGAGCAACTGCGCCCCGTGCTGCAGGAGATCAAGCGCAACCTGCGCGCCAAGCGCTACACCGAGGAAGCCTGA